gagtagcGGTGACATTTTCTTGTCGCACATGACTctagatgctaacctccatttcatccaccccattCATATACGGTGTGTggcatcctcgtcgatctcctcATCCTCttggataaccgacccaaggtacttaaaattGCTTCTCATGGGGATGACCTACGATTCAAGCCTCACGTCTATGCCCGCTTCCCTCGGCTCGGCGCTAAACTTGCAATCAAGGTATTTCGTCTCACTCGGGATAActttgcaatccttgcacaaccctctgtcacaccttCTTAGAAGAAGATACTCAATCTGAGTCTTCGCCACCGTACTTTGGAAAGTAACCAAATTCTCCCCCCTCTTCGGAAATTTGGAGTTTGCAATCACAAGATCTATCCCTTAGCGAAATCCAACTGCGAAGTACCTCTTGCGTTCTTATTCCCAAAATCGAAGCCGccatgcacctcgccatagcCACATGCAGTCGACCCAATATTTCCAGTGAAATCTCCTCCTATAAATAACCTCTCAGCAAGAGGAATATTACGCACAATCTCATCCAACCCTTCCCAGAAGCGCCTTTTAAGCTCCTCATCCAAGCCCACTTGCGGCGCGTCAGCGCTAATCACATTTAGGGTGCATGCACTCTCCAACCATCAACTTAATAGTCATTAACCTATCATTCACCCGCCTAACCTCTACtacagactctctaagttccctatcaACCAAAATACCCACAACATTCTTATCCTTCAGGACTCCAGAGTACCATAGCTTATACCCATCCGCATCTCTCGGCTTCGATGCCCACCTAGTCTCTTGGAAATACGCTATACTGACCTTTCTCTTCAGGAGGATCTTCTCCATCCCTATGTTTCATGATTCAGTTCTCAACCTATAGGCTCTCTTGTGCCCCTTACCTCCATTGCCTCACGTCCCACCCCCTGTCTCCTACCCCACCCCGGCCCCTCCGAAGATATGACCTTCCTCTATTATCCCAGACTACAATCACTATACCTACAACAAACTAAGGAGAATCACTAACACACAATAGGAAAACGGAGCAAACTAGGAGAAAACAAGCTGTAACTACACATATGCTCATTGTATGATTTAAACTAATGCAAAGTAAAAAGGCAACAATTTAACTAACACAAAGAAGAGAAAACAGGAAAgcgggaggtaccaactcccgaGAATAGAACCTGGAAATTATCTTGGTATACACGACGATGTTTTGGCACCTGGCGCATTCACGTTCAACTTTTCACTACCTCTTACTGACACTCGCCCTGGCTGCTCTCCTATGTTCACGCGCTTCTCGATCGTCTCCAATAGCCATCGAGTATTACCTGATTGACACACAGAACATCCAAGAACGAAAaatggggggtggggtggggctATCACCGCTATCACTAGTGAAGCCCCAACAGAagcaaagaagagaaaaaaatagagagaaaaaaatagtagGGGGTAATGGCCGAATAGGCCAGCACGCAAgtaaaaaaaagaggaaaagtaGAAGGAAAGAAAGGGAGAAAGTATCGAGGGGGAGGGGACAATAAAGGGGAGGGGACTGCATTCGCCGGAATAGAGGTCACCGGCGGGATAATAGACGCCGGAGTAGACTGCTACTGTTAGGGTTGGGGGTGGAGAGGAGAGGGGAATGaaggaagaagaaataaaaaacaaGAGAAAGAGAGGTGAGGGGTGGTCAAAAATATTACCTGGTTGCCGACATCGGTGCTGGTAGGGTTCCGGCAGAAGATGACTATTGGGATTACTGTCGCAGAGAGAGGGAAAGACAGAAAGCTGGGGAGATAGATAGTCTAAAGACAATATGgtcacaaaagaaaaaaaataataaccaattATTCTAAATTAAACAAGAACCTCCCCAAAACGACACCAACCATCCCCCCAAGTCATAAAACCTCAAATGCACATATAGAAAGCTTTAAAAGAGATACCAGGGCTCTAAGGCACAAAACGATCGGTCGAGTCGTTGCAGTAGAAGATTAGCTTGAAATTCACATGCAGGAGAGTTAACACCGTGTGATCTAGCCTCGCACAAAAAACTATTTTGGCTTTTCACATTATACTTGTATTCTGAAGGGGGAGACCACATAAATTAAATGCAAAATGACCCCTTGGTCACTTAAACTTGCACCTGATTGCCAACCCGAGAAAGGAACTTATAGCTTTCCTATTTGAACTCCTCAACTCATACATTTGTGAACTAATAAATAAATTTGACCATTGATTATGCTTATGTAGCAGGAGCACACATGACATCGACAAAGTGCATGCAGCCACAAAACTAGCGCGCGTGAGTACAATAATTTTGGATTAAATTTTTTCTAAAATcaagaatttttttaaaataaatgaaaaagaaataaagGCCCCATCCCATCCCTGTCTTTTACCAGCACACCCTTTCCCCCTTCTTCCTCGACCACTGTCCGCCAAACCCCCAACCCCTTTCTAGTTACAAATAGGTAGTTGGCTAATATTGGTAACAGTTGGCTAATATTAacaatattttatgaattaatcATTTTTTATATTAGACGACTTATAAATAGATATAACTGATAGTTCTCATTAAAGAACTTACATGGAATCTCTTCCCTCCTATTCCTCAACTAATGTAGACAAAATAGAGTTTAGCGGAAAAAGTTAAATTGCTATCCACTTGCAAATATCTTTAGGGAAAATACATAAAATATACCATATACTTGTGCAGAAAAATCAGTTTCACGCTTAAAATTTTACGGACGTCCCATTACCTTCCTATACTTGTCCGAAGAAATTTTAATACCTATCAGACCCAAAATCACTCTTGAATTGAGCGGTGAAATACACTAGCGTCACATATTTCCACGTCATAAAATTTTTAAAGttctttttttttcacaaaagttCCTTACTTCATCTTTAACAAATCCACTGACACGCTTTACCTCCTAAAAGAAAAGGTATTTCTCTGAAAAAGAGAGATACAAATCTGCACAAATAATTGGATAAAATTAACACATCAGACCTAATTCAAAGTTTGAAATATTTTGGGTTTAAGGATCAAAAGCAGAACATAAAAGTTGTAAAGTTCGATTGCAAACAAAGAAGCACAGGTAAGTTTTTGGCCGGAAAAAGTTTTCCTGCTATCTTTTCTTATCTCCACTTTCTTCGTCCATTAATCCAATCTTTTTATCTAAAAAAACCTCTCCATAACTAAAAAGAAGATGGAGGACTTCATCGGCAAATCTTTTGGATCTGAGAGGATTTCAAGGTTCTTCACACAGCAACCTCGTCTCTCATATAtcttttttcttccaaaaaagcCTCACTAGAATTTTTAAATTGGATGAAGACCTTGGTGTCATGGAACATGTAAAGTTAGTGGAAGTGAAGGTTATGATGGAGCCATGGTGACTGATGAGGAGGAGggtaagaagaaaagaaaaaagaaaaagtaaagagAGAGGAGGCCCACCAAGAATTAATTATGATAATTAGTTCCATAAAATCCAATAGAAAAATAACATGTGCATAATTTAAtccatttttgatattttttcacGATTCACGCGCATTTAAGAATGAATAGTTATTTTTACTGCCACATCAGCTTTTGAAAGAAATCAAATTCACTTTGTACAAGTATAAATCAGCTTTTGAAAGATATCAAATTCACTTTGTAGTACAAGTATAAAGAAGTAATGAGACGCCCGTAAAAATTGTGTGAAAGTTGTCATTAGAGAGTTGTTGAAATAGTGGTTGTGCAGGGAAAATAGGAATATAGAAAGACTTAGGTTAAAATAATTCAGAAAAAGAGAGTCAAGTAAACTATTGATATAATAATTTCTTCCGTACAGCATATTACAGCTATGGTAAGGTGAAAGATGTCATCTCTAATGAAGAGCTCAAGAAGCTATCATCTGTCTCCCTTTAACATTCTCTCTTAAAAAAGTTGCAGATGGCAGATACAGCGATAAATTTTCTGTTGGAGAAACTGTTGCAGGTATTGAGTGAAGATGTTCGGCTGATAGCAGGTGTACAGGAAGAGTTTCAAGATCTGCTCGAACAAGTACAAATTCTAAATGCCTTCATAAATGATTTTTCAAAGTTGGTGAGGAAAAGCATTATGTGGAAAGAAATGGAAAAGGCCATTCTGACTACAGTATTTAGAACTGAGGATATCATTGACGAATTCTTGGTTGAGGCGAGGCTTAACCAAGAGAAAAATATTCTTAGAAAGGCCTTCCATTTTGCCCACAACACGGTTAGACACCGGGATCTTTCAATAAAGATCAAAGACATCATTGAAGAGATGAAGAAAATTCCCCGCGGAGACAAGCAAGCTCTTTCGCCCGCAGAAAATCTTCAACTTGAAATTGAATCTGTAAAAGGTTCCGAGGAGCCGAAGGTATTTTCCAAAAGCCAAcaatttgttttttctttctacTTTTTTCTATTTCATGGGGAAGGACATAGGAAAAGGGAAAATTGGAAATAGTGAGAACCAAATCTACACCTActacttttttttgtttttaattttttttatcgaTACTACTAAACTATAAATTTTGGCGGTAAACCAACAATCTTGAAACCTTCTCCAGTAGATATAAGCTTTCCTCTTTTCATGAGATTTATGGTAAGGAGCAGCATATATGCCAACATAGAGCCCGTTTGGTCAAGGTGCCAAAATCTGTTTATTACTTTTTTTCATGTACTTTTgaaacttttgaaaaaaaaaagtttatGTTTGGCAAATTCATTTAATAAGTACTTTTTGCAATATTTGGTAAACAAATTATGTTTGGTCAATCTCTCTAAAAAGTGTTTTTTGAGTgtcaaattacaaaaaaaaatagtACCAAGgttttataattcttttaaagaaaaaaatgatcttaaatatttatcGTAAgatacttttattattttttattttatttaattaaagtataaaacataaagtaaactaacatattaaagatttaaatcaatttTACGTATATAATTATACCAAAGCATATAATATTATCTAATATAATTACTTATTGTTACATGATGATTTGAATaatcaaacaacatcattaaGTATGAATTATAAGTCTATTCCACAAATTACTATATATTGATTAATCCACTATGAAATAATACGTAAAGTTACTCACACATcataatatttttcaataatttcatCTCTACTTCTATCATACGACGCCTCCATATTAGTAGAATACTTGCCTTGCATTTCTAAAGGAATATCAGGAGGCTCATCTCCTTCCTCAATCTCTGCAGTAATGTCTTCATTAGCATAATAGATGAATTCCTTATCGGTACAAGAATGCCATCTGATGAAATTATGTATAGAAATGGTAGTTGTAACAAGATGATTCTGAGTGTCAAACTTGAAAGATGGCATTGAGCGTAAAatagaaataattttaaatatataaaaataaaatttttcgtaaaaaaaatagttaagtatgtttaattcaaattcaaaaagagtaactaattattaacaacatataatatataatttaattttttttaaatttaaattcaaCAAGAAATTGATTATTACCTAACCTTACTAACTTTATCCTAAATTGCCAAGTAACCTATTGTGaggttgccacttggcttaatgtggatgctttttttttcttttattaataatatatagatagttTATGCGATGCAATTATAAATTTATTACCTATTGTAGGTAATTTTCACAAATTAGATTTGATAATTATTTTAAAGATTCGGGAACTAATATCATATAACAGAAGAAATTATAAATGATTATTTATAAGAAGAGAATTGATAATCCAAAGAAGGATGTAGATAATTTGCTTTAgtgtgaaaaagaaaaagataatttGGAAAGTTACAAGACATTAcacaaagaaaaaatcaaaaacaagaaAAGGCAATATAGAATTTAAAAAGTTACAATATGATTCATGTATACGATatctttaattttaaaagaatggtaaaaactaaaaacaaaaatgaaaagctAAAACTTAAATTTGTAAgggataattaaaaaaatataaatttatggtgATGATAGttttgtcttgaataaattaattttcaacttttgcttcttggaagaagctagaattttctgcttcttcccaaatgCAGAAAAactgcttcttcccaaaaagaAAAATTGCTTCTGCTGCTAGCTAAAAGTACTTCTCTTGCAACTTCATCTTCTCGAACAAGTTATTTAGATGAGCAACTTGAATCTTTTGAGAGCAACTTCTTGGGTAGTTGATATTGCCAAGATATAAtacttgatttgcatgaatagTATTAGTTGCAGGCGGCAGCAATAGGTCTCTTTATATAGGTAGGAGGGTGGCCAAAATTCGTCTCCAATTAGTGCTCTAAAACCTAGAATATTTCGGTTAAAGAAAGACTCTCCTAATTTCATTTGGTTTTCATAATTGTTTTTACCTCCTCAACTTTTTCCTTCCGTGCAAGTTATTCCTTATTTGTAAAAACCTTTTAGTATATGGATCCTACAAtaaatatctttccttgttgtgCACTAACTGACTTCTTACAGAATCCATCTACACGTTTTTACACTTCACTCATCTAATCAATATTTCACTTTATCTTGTTACAAACCTGGTTCACTGACATCTACTTCACATAGGTGATCTCCATTTGTCAATCCTCAAAACACAACCATACTGTAACATGCTAAGCTCAACATGTGGACACCATATGGCATGCCTCTTCATGGCCTCAAACTCATTTACCCCCTCCCCCAATTTCTTCTACTACCAACACCTTCTATCCACTACCACCATCACCATTAAAACCACTATACTCAAATATTGATATATCATCTATTTAAGTGTTAGAAGTTTTTTGTAAGAGAACAAATTCTGAATATAACAACAGAAAGATACGTAAACTTAATGTAATATCAATTCTCCAGCGCATAAGAATGAGAAGAAATTAGTTTTCCGCCGTTCATAACATGTGAGTCATTAACATAGTTCATTTGTATTTAAAGGGTATCTTAACATATTGATTAGAAATGGTGAGAATATGAAggaattcatatatatatatatatatatataaaatgagaATGGAAATCGGTTTTCGGATAGATAATTGACTTGAAAATTTTGTAACCTTTAGTTACAAGCTTCATTAAGATTTTAAGccattattatcatttaagaaACTAATAAGAATGCGAATCAGCTGTAAAAATCTTAAAGAACTATGCCAAAATGAAAGTTTAAGCATTCCTCTATGAAGTAGAATTGCAACTTGATCTATTCACATTTCCTTGCACTAAAATCACTGGAAAAAGAAAGAGGAGAACCTAAACTTGGTTTCGCCGGAGAAATAGATGGGTAGTCGCAGCAGAGGGAGATGACTGAGTAGTAGTTTATGGTGATGGGGGTAGGAGGTGCTGGTGATAGAAGAAATGGAGGGGAGGGGGTAAATGGGTTTGAAGTAGTAGTGGCAAAATGGATTATAAAAAAATAGTTATCCATCCATAGTATCCATTAAAAATGGAttagataatgaactttttaaaaatgggttaAATATAGATAAAAACGGtattatccacttaaaaaatggataacaaataggtttaacttttatatttgtaaagaatCATAttggttctttaaatttgggagACCAGGAATTCTttcgaaagtgattatattcaagaagccatgaaTAATATGGATATCTATATTATCCACCGGTTATCCCATTTTCTattcgtattaaatatgggtcgcaTCGGATAGTTTATCCTTTTTTTGTATTACCCATTTTGAACTGCACATATCCGACACGTCTGTATGCCACCCCTAGTTTGAAGTGATGAGGTGGCATGTCATGTGGTCTCCACTTTATCAAAATGTTAGTGTCATATGAGATTGAGAATCCACCTAGGACAACCTTAACGAAGGAGCAGTATATCTTAGCCATTTGGGTAGTGCCAGGGGTATTTTTGTTTGAAAAGAACAACGGATGGTAAAAGTGATCCTTTTCACACAGTAGAGGGACACATTTGATCATTTTCGGTTTAATAAGAATAAAAGCATTTGCTCATCAAGTATGGAATAACTAGTATCTCCGTCTGAAAAAACACATTAAGTACTGTACTTTTGGATATATTTACTTTAGAAATTTATTTTACAAGACATATAAGCTGCTCAATTTGATATTAATCGGCATGTTTGAATAGAGGTTCATATGACAGTAGCATAAAGTTAAGACTTTTCTATTATATAATCAATACCTGATTTTTTTCTATGCAACCTGTTGCACTTTAAAAAGGATATTTCTTTGGAGGATGACGAAGTGGTCGGTTTTGATGAGGAAGCACAAAGACTGATCAAGCGACTTACTGAAGGATCCGAAGATCTGGATATTATTCCCATTGTGGGTATGCCGGGACTCGGCAAAACCACATTGGCAAGAAAAATTTATAATGATCCTCGAATTTCATATGAGTTTTTCAGCAAAATTTGGATTCATGTCGGCCAGCTATACAAGATAAAGGATGTCTTTCTTAGAATTCTCAATAGATTCAGGAGAAACATTAAGGAATATCAAGATATGGATGCGAATGAATTAGCTAAGTTAATATGTTCATTTGTGGCTAAAGGAGGTAAATGTCTCATTGTCTTAGACGACGTGTGGGAATCAGAAGTTGTGGATTCTGTAATGAAAGTTTTTCCGAGAAACTGGGTTGGACACCGAATCATTATGACCACTCGCTTAGGATATGTTGCTACCTATGCCAATGAAAATCCTCATTATCTGAAATTTCTGAGTCAAGATGAAAGTTTTGAGTTGTTGAAAATGAATGTTTTTGGCAGGAGAAGTTGTCCCCATGAGTTACTAAGAGTTGGAGAAAGCATTGCAAAAAAATGTAGTGGATTACCACTTTCGATAGTGATGATTGCTGGTGCATTAAGAGCAAGAACGAATAAAGTTGATTGGGTACGAGTTGACAAAAATATGGGGGAATATCTTATTAATAAAGATGATGCTACAAGCTGCTTGAATATTATAAAGGTGAGTTATGATAGTCTACCCCAAGAGATGCAGTCATGCTTCTTGTACTGTGGTGTCTTTCCTCGAGGTTTTGATATCCCTATTTGGAAACTGATTCGCTTGTGGATTGCCGAGGGCTTAATAAAGTCCAAACCAGCATTCACCCTTGAAGAGACAGCACAGTATTATTTGAACGGCCTTGTCGACAGAAATTTAGTGATGGTGATGCAGAAGAAGTCCGATGGCAAAATAAAAACATGCCGTGTTCAGGACTTGTTGCACGAGTTCTGTAAAAAGGAGGCTAGTGAAAAATGGTTTTTCCAAGAAGTATGTCCAGCACTTGATCAGGCTATTATTTCTATACATGATCGAAGCATGTCTCGTCGATTGTGTGTTCAGCCCTCTGCTCTGCAGGATTTTCTCTCCACAAGACCATTCGTAGAGCATGTGAGATCTTTTTATTGTTTTTCCACAAGACAAACACAAATCGAGTTGCCTCCTAGTAACATCAGATCTATCTGCAGATCATTTCCATTGATTAGGGTCTTGGACATTGAGTCCTTAAAATTTTTATTCTCCAGGGATTTTTACCAACTATTTCACTTGAGGTATATTGCTATTTCAGGCGACTTCATGGCCCTTCCATCTGCCTTCGGTAAATTTTGGAATTTACAAACCCTTATATTAAGTACATCGGCTCCAATTCTTGAAATAAAAGCAGATATATGGAACATGTTAAGGTTAAGGCATATACACACCAATGTTCCTGCAAAATTGCCATCTCCATCTACCTCTACAGGTAAAGCTTCTAGCCTTCAAACTCTTTCTCAGGTTGCATCACAGTGTTGCAGGAAAAATGTCCTTGCAAAGGCTTGTCATCTAAAAAAATTAAGTGTTCGAGGGccaatgaagtcttttcttgaaaCTAACTGCGTCAATCTTGAAGAACTGAAGTTCCTGGAAGAACTGAAACTGTTGAATGATTTTCTTTACTCGGGTGAAGTGCTTCGCATTCCTGTAGCATTCTTTACATTTGTTCGCACATTGAAGAAGTTAACTTTGTCAAACACAAAGTTTGATTGGAGTGAGGCAAGTAGGTTAGGGAAGTTGGAATGCCTTGAGGTCCTAAAACTTAAACAAGATGCATTCACAGGAGAGTCCTGGAGGCCAGAGGTAGGAGGTTTTTTTGAACTCCGGGTTCTGTGGATTGAAATGGAAGACTTAAAACTTTGGGAGGCTTCAGAACTTCATTTCCCAAGACTTAGGCACCTTGTTCTTATATCTTGTGATAAACTCGAGGCTGTGCCATATGAGCTTGCTAGTATACACAGCTTTCAAGAGATGAGGCTGGAGAACACAATCAAAGCAGTCAAATCAGCAAGAGAAATACAACGCAAGAAGCTGGAAAGCATCAATTTCAAGCTCACCATATTCCCTCCTGATTCTGATGATTCGAAGGCTACACAGTGAAAGGTCAGTTTTTTTGTTCTTTAAACTGATTTTTATATCCATTGTAGTTTTCATGCAAGTTACACAACTACATCCAATCCCCTATTCTATTATTAACAAAGGGAGCCTTGACATaattggtaaagttgctgccatgtgaccaggaggtcgcTGGTTCAAGCCTTGGAAATAGCCTTttgcagaaatgcaaggtaaggttgcgtacaataaacccttacaatagacccttgtggtcatGCCCTTCCCCGAAcctcgcgcatagcgggagcttagtgtagGGGCTGCCCTTTTATTCTATTATTAATATTAGATATTCCAATGAGGCTGCGTCTATTTCTATATGATATGTCTTTCATTTAGCTGAATATATATCCTTTAAGGCTGCTTCATCCGAGATTATTAATTTAgtgtttttcttttattattttcgtCCTTTCTGCAGGGGAGATCCAGGAATTATGTTACCCTTAGATAATTAAGGAGTCACTGCATATCTTGTTTTCTGCAGTCTGTTGATGTGATTGACTTCATTCCAATAAAGAACCTGGTTTGTGTTTATTTTTTCAAGCATTGTGGAGTTTAAAATAGCTTCGGTTTTCTTATTGGTGTGCTTCCGAACCTCGTTACCTTCTTGaaggtagggataaggtttgcgtacatttaccctccccagactccacttgtgagattacactgggttttttgttgttgttgtagtattgtGAAGTTTAAAATAGTCTATATGTGGTTAcatttcctttattttctttctaGAGTTGTAATAAAACTGTGTTCATCTTTCCATTTCTGTTGTGTCTGTATTGCTTTACTTCTGTATTTACTTTCTCTGTTTAAAAAGCACGGATATAGTTGAAAGATATGTAATTGCACTTTTCCCTTTTTATGACATTAAAAAACATGTTTTTCCAACTAGATAATTGGGCTTCAtcaagacatatatatatatttcatacttATGAACGTTTTTAATTTCATTCATATATAATGAACTTCTATGTTTCCTAGTTAATTTTTTCTTTGAACTCACCAATTGTCTCTGGTTCTTTGAGACAATATTAGTTGCTGATATTGAATAACAATGACAGTGCTGTTCCTTTGAAAATGAAGCCTCTATAGCTAGCTACTTTCACGAGTTAAAACTATTATTAAC
This region of Nicotiana tomentosiformis chromosome 4, ASM39032v3, whole genome shotgun sequence genomic DNA includes:
- the LOC138909328 gene encoding uncharacterized protein, with product MEKILLKRKVSIAYFQETRWASKPRDADGYKLWYSGVLKDKNVVGILVDRELRESVVESACTLNVISADAPQVGLDEELKRRFWEGLDEIVRNIPLAERLFIGGDFTGNIGSTACGYGEVHGGFDFGNKNARGTSQLDFAKG
- the LOC104098668 gene encoding putative late blight resistance protein homolog R1A-10, with the translated sequence MADTAINFLLEKLLQVLSEDVRLIAGVQEEFQDLLEQVQILNAFINDFSKLVRKSIMWKEMEKAILTTVFRTEDIIDEFLVEARLNQEKNILRKAFHFAHNTVRHRDLSIKIKDIIEEMKKIPRGDKQALSPAENLQLEIESVKGSEEPKDISLEDDEVVGFDEEAQRLIKRLTEGSEDLDIIPIVGMPGLGKTTLARKIYNDPRISYEFFSKIWIHVGQLYKIKDVFLRILNRFRRNIKEYQDMDANELAKLICSFVAKGGKCLIVLDDVWESEVVDSVMKVFPRNWVGHRIIMTTRLGYVATYANENPHYLKFLSQDESFELLKMNVFGRRSCPHELLRVGESIAKKCSGLPLSIVMIAGALRARTNKVDWVRVDKNMGEYLINKDDATSCLNIIKVSYDSLPQEMQSCFLYCGVFPRGFDIPIWKLIRLWIAEGLIKSKPAFTLEETAQYYLNGLVDRNLVMVMQKKSDGKIKTCRVQDLLHEFCKKEASEKWFFQEVCPALDQAIISIHDRSMSRRLCVQPSALQDFLSTRPFVEHVRSFYCFSTRQTQIELPPSNIRSICRSFPLIRVLDIESLKFLFSRDFYQLFHLRYIAISGDFMALPSAFGKFWNLQTLILSTSAPILEIKADIWNMLRLRHIHTNVPAKLPSPSTSTGKASSLQTLSQVASQCCRKNVLAKACHLKKLSVRGPMKSFLETNCVNLEELKFLEELKLLNDFLYSGEVLRIPVAFFTFVRTLKKLTLSNTKFDWSEASRLGKLECLEVLKLKQDAFTGESWRPEVGGFFELRVLWIEMEDLKLWEASELHFPRLRHLVLISCDKLEAVPYELASIHSFQEMRLENTIKAVKSAREIQRKKLESINFKLTIFPPDSDDSKATQ